Proteins co-encoded in one Bradyrhizobium sp. 170 genomic window:
- the tcuA gene encoding FAD-dependent tricarballylate dehydrogenase TcuA, with protein sequence MTKKFDVLVIGGGNAALCAAISARRAGASVLVLEGAPKFYRGGNTRHTRNMRCAHDAATEILTGPYTEEEFWDDLLRLTGGQTDEELAKFMIAESKDILNWIVEQGVRWQPSLGGTLSLGRTNSFFLGGGRAMLNALYLTAEKLGVEIAYDAEVTDLEIEDGMFLSARLKQPIDGVSEIRASALVAAAGGFEANIEWLKQYWGEAADNFLIRGTPYNRGSILKLLLDKGVQDIGDPTQCHAVAIDARAPKFDGGIITRHDSVVFGIVVNKHAQRFYDEGEDIWPKRYAIWGRLVAAQPDQIAYIIFDSTVVTSFMPTLFPPIAGATIGELAGKLGLDPAALEKTITDFNAAVQPGTFDHTILDDCRTDGITPPKTHWARRIETPPYLAYPVRPGITFTYLGTRVNKQSRMVMKDGKPSANMFAAGEIMAGNVLGKGYAAGIGMTIGSVFGRVAGREAARNARN encoded by the coding sequence ATCAGCGCCCGGCGGGCGGGCGCTTCCGTGCTGGTGCTGGAAGGCGCACCAAAATTCTATCGCGGCGGCAATACCCGCCACACCCGCAACATGCGTTGCGCGCATGATGCCGCGACCGAGATCCTCACCGGCCCTTACACGGAGGAGGAGTTCTGGGACGATCTGTTGCGCCTGACCGGCGGGCAGACCGACGAGGAACTCGCGAAGTTCATGATCGCCGAATCCAAGGACATCCTGAACTGGATCGTAGAACAGGGCGTGCGCTGGCAGCCCTCGCTCGGCGGCACGCTGAGTCTGGGCCGCACCAATTCGTTCTTCCTCGGCGGCGGCAGGGCGATGCTGAACGCGCTTTATCTCACCGCCGAAAAGCTCGGCGTCGAGATCGCCTACGACGCTGAAGTGACCGACCTCGAGATCGAGGACGGCATGTTCCTGTCCGCGAGGCTGAAGCAGCCGATCGATGGTGTCAGCGAAATCCGCGCCTCGGCGCTGGTGGCGGCGGCCGGCGGATTCGAAGCCAACATCGAATGGCTGAAGCAATATTGGGGCGAGGCGGCCGACAATTTCCTGATCCGCGGCACGCCCTATAACCGCGGCTCGATCCTGAAGCTCCTGCTCGACAAGGGCGTGCAGGACATCGGCGATCCCACCCAATGCCATGCGGTTGCGATCGACGCCCGCGCGCCGAAATTCGACGGCGGCATCATCACCCGCCACGACTCGGTGGTGTTCGGCATCGTCGTCAACAAACACGCCCAGCGCTTCTATGACGAGGGCGAGGACATCTGGCCGAAGCGCTACGCCATCTGGGGCCGGCTGGTGGCAGCCCAGCCGGACCAGATCGCCTACATCATCTTCGACTCGACGGTCGTCACGAGCTTCATGCCGACGCTGTTTCCACCGATCGCGGGTGCCACCATCGGCGAGCTCGCAGGCAAGCTCGGGCTCGATCCAGCAGCGCTGGAGAAGACAATTACCGATTTCAACGCCGCGGTGCAGCCCGGCACCTTCGATCATACCATCCTTGATGATTGCCGCACCGATGGCATCACGCCGCCGAAGACGCATTGGGCGCGCAGGATCGAGACGCCGCCCTACCTCGCCTATCCGGTGCGGCCCGGCATCACCTTCACCTATCTCGGCACCCGCGTGAACAAACAGTCGCGCATGGTGATGAAGGACGGCAAGCCTTCCGCCAACATGTTCGCAGCCGGCGAGATCATGGCCGGCAACGTGCTCGGCAAAGGCTATGCGGCCGGCATCGGCATGACCATCGGCAGCGTGTTCGGACGGGTGGCGGGAAGGGAAGCTGCGCGAAATGCGCGGAATTAA